Within the Saccharomonospora amisosensis genome, the region CTCCCGCGAAGAAGGGGCGCTGCTTGGCGGGGTCCGGCCGACCTCGCAGCCGCCGGGCAGGGGCATCCTGGTCGACCGCAGATCCGGCGGGCAACTGGTGCAGGTCGCGCTGTATCCCGAGGAGTAGCCCTGCCCTCGGCGTGCGACGATGACCTCTCGTGAACGGTGACCTTCCCGAGTTCTCCCCGGAGTTCTGCGCCCGGCTGCGCGAAGCGCTGACCAGGGAGCGCTACGACGCCGACGGCGTGGTGGAGGCGCTCGGTACGCGCGCGCACGCCGCGCTCGGCCGGGGTGAGCCGGTGCCCGCCGAGCGCGCCAGCAGGGACGCCGGGGCGCTAGGCACACTCATCCGGCTGTTCCTGCTCGGCACCGCCGAGCCGGAGGCCGAGGTGCGCGCCGCGTTGCGCCCGTTGCCCGTGGCGGACGCGGTGGGCCAGGGCCTGCTGCGCGCCGACGGCGACCTGCTGCGCGCGGGTCTCGACGTCCGGCCGCACGGCGACGAGCAGGGCTCCTGGTGGGTGGTCTCCGACCTCGACTCGGATGCGCTCGGGCATCCGGTGCCCGCCGACCATGTGCTCGGCGTGGGGCATGCCTCGCTGAGCCTGGTCAGGGCCACCAGCCGCCGCCCCGTGAACTCGCTGCTCGACGTGGGCACCGGCAACGGGGTGCAGGCGTTGCACGGCAGCAGGCACGCCCGGCACATCACCGCCACCGACGTCTCCGCTCGCGCCCTGGCGCTGGCGAGGGCGACGTTCCTGCTCAACGAGTTGGACGTCGAGCTGCGCAGCGGGGAGTGGTTCGCCCCGGTGGCGAGGCGGCGATTCGACGAGATCGTGTGCAACCCGCCGTTCGTGGTCGGTCCCCCACGGGTGGACTACGTGTACCGCGACTCCGGTCTCGCCGGTGACGACGCCAGCGCGCTCGTGGTCCGGCAGTTGCCCGGTTTCCTGACCGAGGGCGGGGTGGGCCATGTGCTCGCCTCGTGGTTGCACGTGGCGGGTGAGGACTGGGCCGACAGGGTGAGCGCCTGGCTACCCCCGGAGACCGACGCGTGGTTCGTGCAGCGGGACGTGGCCGATCCCGAACTCTATGTCGGGACCTGGCTGCGCGACGCCGGTATCGAGCCCCGTTCCGCCGAGGGCAGGGCGAAGGCGGGCGAGTGGCTGGACTGGTTCCGGCAGCGGCAGGTGGAAGGTGTCGGCTTCGGGTTCGTCACCCTGCGCCGCGTCGAGAGCGGAGAGCCAACCGTGGTGTGCGAGGACCTGCGCCAGGCCTACGACGACCCGCTCGGTGCGGAGGCCGCCCACTGGCTCGACCGCGTCCAGTGGTTGCGGGAAACCGGCACGCGGCTGCTGGACACCACGTTCCGAGTGCCTGACACGGTGGTGCTTGAACGCATAGCGTCACCGGGCGAGGACGGCTGGACCACCGACGTGCTGCGGCTGCACCGCACCGACGGTCCCGGCTGGCAGCACGAGCTCGACGAGCTGTCGGCCGCCCTGCTCGCCGGGTGCCGGGGTGCGCTGCCGTTGCGCGACCTGCTCCAGCTACTCGCGGCCGCGCACGGGGCCGACGCGGACACGCTCGCGGCTGACGCGCTGCCCGCCGTGACCCAACTGGTGCGGCACGGGATGTTGGAGGTCGTCCGGTGAGGGCTGTCGCCGCGCGTGTCACCGAGGCAACCGTCACGGTGGACGGCGAGGTCGTCGGCGCGAT harbors:
- a CDS encoding DUF7782 domain-containing protein produces the protein MNGDLPEFSPEFCARLREALTRERYDADGVVEALGTRAHAALGRGEPVPAERASRDAGALGTLIRLFLLGTAEPEAEVRAALRPLPVADAVGQGLLRADGDLLRAGLDVRPHGDEQGSWWVVSDLDSDALGHPVPADHVLGVGHASLSLVRATSRRPVNSLLDVGTGNGVQALHGSRHARHITATDVSARALALARATFLLNELDVELRSGEWFAPVARRRFDEIVCNPPFVVGPPRVDYVYRDSGLAGDDASALVVRQLPGFLTEGGVGHVLASWLHVAGEDWADRVSAWLPPETDAWFVQRDVADPELYVGTWLRDAGIEPRSAEGRAKAGEWLDWFRQRQVEGVGFGFVTLRRVESGEPTVVCEDLRQAYDDPLGAEAAHWLDRVQWLRETGTRLLDTTFRVPDTVVLERIASPGEDGWTTDVLRLHRTDGPGWQHELDELSAALLAGCRGALPLRDLLQLLAAAHGADADTLAADALPAVTQLVRHGMLEVVR